The following are encoded together in the Paraburkholderia sp. BL10I2N1 genome:
- the cydB gene encoding cytochrome d ubiquinol oxidase subunit II: MTPASTQDLLNHAWFGLIGLMLVLYVVTDGFDLGVGVLTLLQRRESDRDLMVQSIGHVWDANETWLVVLGGALFGAFPAAYAMILSDLYVPVMVLIASFIMRGAALEFRHAAHSSKTVWDRVFGIGSLLAAVSQGIVLGKILTGFVPGASSLGFVAVTAIGVVSGYCLLGATWLVKKTTGGLESSARRYAIVSVFTTVAAALVVSFATLKLSPVGVTRWQEQGVFHLLIALAVLAALAFLYVLYAIHMRGEHGPFVGATLLFVISFAGLAISLFPYIVPGELTVAAAASDSATLTFMLFGIGTVFPIMVGYNLYQYHLFRGKLVPVKH; the protein is encoded by the coding sequence ATGACCCCCGCATCAACCCAGGACCTGTTGAATCACGCATGGTTCGGGCTCATCGGCCTGATGCTCGTGCTCTACGTCGTCACGGACGGCTTTGACCTCGGCGTGGGCGTGCTCACGCTGCTGCAGCGCCGCGAGAGCGACCGCGACCTCATGGTCCAGTCCATCGGCCACGTCTGGGACGCCAACGAAACCTGGCTCGTCGTGCTCGGCGGCGCCCTCTTTGGCGCCTTTCCGGCGGCCTATGCGATGATCCTCTCTGATCTCTACGTCCCCGTGATGGTCCTCATCGCGAGCTTCATCATGCGTGGCGCGGCCCTCGAGTTCCGTCACGCGGCCCACTCGAGCAAGACCGTGTGGGACCGCGTTTTCGGCATCGGCAGCCTGCTCGCCGCGGTCTCGCAGGGCATCGTGCTCGGCAAGATTCTTACCGGCTTCGTGCCGGGCGCCTCGAGCCTCGGCTTCGTGGCGGTCACGGCGATCGGCGTCGTATCCGGCTATTGCCTGCTCGGCGCGACCTGGCTCGTGAAGAAGACCACGGGCGGCCTCGAGAGCTCGGCGCGCCGCTACGCAATCGTTTCTGTCTTCACGACCGTGGCCGCGGCCCTCGTGGTTTCGTTCGCGACGCTGAAGCTGAGCCCGGTCGGCGTGACGCGCTGGCAGGAACAGGGCGTCTTCCATCTGCTGATCGCGCTCGCGGTGCTCGCTGCGCTGGCGTTCCTGTATGTGCTTTACGCGATCCACATGCGCGGAGAACACGGCCCGTTCGTGGGGGCCACGCTGCTCTTCGTGATCTCGTTCGCGGGGCTCGCCATCAGCCTGTTCCCATACATCGTGCCGGGCGAGCTGACCGTTGCCGCCGCCGCCTCGGATAGCGCGACGCTCACTTTCATGCTCTTCGGCATCGGCACCGTCTTCCCGATCATGGTCGGCTACAATCTTTACCAATACCATCTGTTCCGCGGCAAGTTGGTGCCGGTAAAGCACTAG